One part of the Arabidopsis thaliana chromosome 4, partial sequence genome encodes these proteins:
- a CDS encoding Clathrin adaptor complexes medium subunit family protein (Clathrin adaptor complexes medium subunit family protein; INVOLVED IN: intracellular protein transport, transport, vesicle-mediated transport; LOCATED IN: clathrin vesicle coat, clathrin adaptor complex; EXPRESSED IN: 22 plant structures; EXPRESSED DURING: 13 growth stages; CONTAINS InterPro DOMAIN/s: Clathrin adaptor, mu subunit, C-terminal (InterPro:IPR008968), Clathrin adaptor, mu subunit (InterPro:IPR001392), Longin-like (InterPro:IPR011012); BEST Arabidopsis thaliana protein match is: Clathrin adaptor complexes medium subunit family protein (TAIR:AT1G10730.1).): protein MMISQFFVLSQRGDNIVFRDYRAEVPKGSTETFFRKVKFWKEDGNAEAPPIFNVDGVNYFHVKVVGLYFVATTRVNVSPSLVLELLQRIARVIKDYLGVLNEDSFRKNFVLVYELLDEVIDFGYVQTTSTEVLKSYIFNEPIVVSPARLQPIDPAAIFTQGAKRMPGTAVTKSVVANDPGGRRREEIFVDIIEKISVTFSSSGYILTSEIDGTIQMKSYLSGNPEIRLALNEDLNIGRGGRSVYDYRSSSGSGVILDDCNFHESVRLDSFDSDRTLSLVPPDGEFPVMNYRMTQEFKPPFHVNTLIEEAGRLKAEVIIKIRAEFPSDIIANTITVQMPLPNYTSRASFELEPGAAGQRTDFKESNKMLEWNLKKVISQRKQGQSA, encoded by the exons ATGATGATCTCCCAATTCTTCGTCTTATCTCAGCGAGGAGATAACATCGTCTTCCGTGACT ACCGGGCTGAGGTACCCAAAGGAAGTACAGAGACATTCTTCCGTAAAGTCAAGTTCTGGAAGGAGGATGGCAATGCAGAGGCGCCACCTATCTTT AATGTCGATGGCGTGAACTACTTCCATGTCAAGGTTGTTGGTCTATATTTTGTTGCGACAACGAGAGTTAACGTGTCACCCTCTCTTGTTTTGGAGCTTCTACAAAGGATTGCTCGTGTTATTAAGGATTATCTTGGTGTTCTGAATGAAGATTCATTCAGGAAAAACTTTGTGCTCGTGTATGAGTTGCTTGATGAAGTTATT GATTTTGGTTACGTGCAAACTACATCTACCGAAGTTTTGAAATCTTATATATTCAATGAGCCGATTGTGGTTTCTCCTGCCCGCCTTCAGCCTATTGATCCTGCTGCCATTTTCACA CAAGGAGCCAAAAGAATGCCTGGAACTGCAGTTACAAAATCGGTTGTGGCTAATGATCCTGGGGGTCggagaagagaggaaatttTTGTGGACATCATCGAGAAAATCAGTGTTACTTTTAGTTCAAGC GGATATATACTGACTTCTGAGATTGATGGCACCATTCAAATGAAGAGCTATCTTTCTGGTAATCCAGAAATCCGTTTAGCTCTTAATGAAGACCTAAACATAGGAAGAGGAGGGAGATCAGTATATG ATTATAGGAGTTCTTCAGGTTCAGGGGTGATACTTGATGATTGTAACTTTCATGAGTCTGTTCGTCTGGATAGCTTCGATTCAGATAGAACTTTGTCCCTG GTTCCACCAGATGGTGAATTTCCAGTAATGAATTACCGTATGACTCAGGAGTTCAAGCCTCCTTTTCATGTTAATACCTTGATTGAAGAGGCTGGACGTCTTAAG GCTGAAGTGATTATTAAAATACGCGCTGAGTTCCCTTCAGACATAATTGCAAACACAATCACTGTTCAGATGCCATTGCCAAATTATACTTCCAG GGCTAGTTTTGAGTTAGAACCCGGTGCTGCTGGACAGAGGACAGATTTCAAGGAATCCAACAAAATGCTTGAATGGAATTTAAAAAAG GTAATATCACAAAGGAAGCAGGGCCAGTCAGCATGA
- a CDS encoding Clathrin adaptor complexes medium subunit family protein (Clathrin adaptor complexes medium subunit family protein; INVOLVED IN: intracellular protein transport, transport, vesicle-mediated transport; LOCATED IN: clathrin vesicle coat, clathrin adaptor complex; EXPRESSED IN: 22 plant structures; EXPRESSED DURING: 13 growth stages; CONTAINS InterPro DOMAIN/s: Clathrin adaptor, mu subunit, C-terminal (InterPro:IPR008968), Clathrin adaptor, mu subunit (InterPro:IPR001392), Longin-like (InterPro:IPR011012); BEST Arabidopsis thaliana protein match is: Clathrin adaptor complexes medium subunit family protein (TAIR:AT1G60780.1); Has 2016 Blast hits to 1984 proteins in 326 species: Archae - 0; Bacteria - 0; Metazoa - 989; Fungi - 462; Plants - 201; Viruses - 0; Other Eukaryotes - 364 (source: NCBI BLink).) — protein MMISQFFVLSQRGDNIVFRDYRAEVPKGSTETFFRKVKFWKEDGNAEAPPIFNVDGVNYFHVKVVGLYFVATTRVNVSPSLVLELLQRIARVIKDYLGVLNEDSFRKNFVLVYELLDEVIDFGYVQTTSTEVLKSYIFNEPIVVSPARLQPIDPAAIFTQGAKRMPGTAVTKSVVANDPGGRRREEIFVDIIEKISVTFSSSGYILTSEIDGTIQMKSYLSGNPEIRLALNEDLNIGRGGRSVYDYRSSSGSGVILDDCNFHESVRLDSFDSDRTLSLVPPDGEFPVMNYRMTQEFKPPFHVNTLIEEAGRLKAEVIIKIRAEFPSDIIANTITVQMPLPNYTSRASFELEPGAAGQRTDFKESNKMLEWNLKKANCWRG, from the exons ATGATGATCTCCCAATTCTTCGTCTTATCTCAGCGAGGAGATAACATCGTCTTCCGTGACT ACCGGGCTGAGGTACCCAAAGGAAGTACAGAGACATTCTTCCGTAAAGTCAAGTTCTGGAAGGAGGATGGCAATGCAGAGGCGCCACCTATCTTT AATGTCGATGGCGTGAACTACTTCCATGTCAAGGTTGTTGGTCTATATTTTGTTGCGACAACGAGAGTTAACGTGTCACCCTCTCTTGTTTTGGAGCTTCTACAAAGGATTGCTCGTGTTATTAAGGATTATCTTGGTGTTCTGAATGAAGATTCATTCAGGAAAAACTTTGTGCTCGTGTATGAGTTGCTTGATGAAGTTATT GATTTTGGTTACGTGCAAACTACATCTACCGAAGTTTTGAAATCTTATATATTCAATGAGCCGATTGTGGTTTCTCCTGCCCGCCTTCAGCCTATTGATCCTGCTGCCATTTTCACA CAAGGAGCCAAAAGAATGCCTGGAACTGCAGTTACAAAATCGGTTGTGGCTAATGATCCTGGGGGTCggagaagagaggaaatttTTGTGGACATCATCGAGAAAATCAGTGTTACTTTTAGTTCAAGC GGATATATACTGACTTCTGAGATTGATGGCACCATTCAAATGAAGAGCTATCTTTCTGGTAATCCAGAAATCCGTTTAGCTCTTAATGAAGACCTAAACATAGGAAGAGGAGGGAGATCAGTATATG ATTATAGGAGTTCTTCAGGTTCAGGGGTGATACTTGATGATTGTAACTTTCATGAGTCTGTTCGTCTGGATAGCTTCGATTCAGATAGAACTTTGTCCCTG GTTCCACCAGATGGTGAATTTCCAGTAATGAATTACCGTATGACTCAGGAGTTCAAGCCTCCTTTTCATGTTAATACCTTGATTGAAGAGGCTGGACGTCTTAAG GCTGAAGTGATTATTAAAATACGCGCTGAGTTCCCTTCAGACATAATTGCAAACACAATCACTGTTCAGATGCCATTGCCAAATTATACTTCCAG GGCTAGTTTTGAGTTAGAACCCGGTGCTGCTGGACAGAGGACAGATTTCAAGGAATCCAACAAAATGCTTGAATGGAATTTAAAAAAGGCAA ATTGTTGGCGGGGGTGA
- a CDS encoding Clathrin adaptor complexes medium subunit family protein (Clathrin adaptor complexes medium subunit family protein; INVOLVED IN: intracellular protein transport, transport, vesicle-mediated transport; LOCATED IN: clathrin vesicle coat, clathrin adaptor complex; EXPRESSED IN: 22 plant structures; EXPRESSED DURING: 13 growth stages; CONTAINS InterPro DOMAIN/s: Clathrin adaptor, mu subunit, C-terminal (InterPro:IPR008968), Clathrin adaptor, mu subunit (InterPro:IPR001392), Longin-like (InterPro:IPR011012); BEST Arabidopsis thaliana protein match is: Clathrin adaptor complexes medium subunit family protein (TAIR:AT1G10730.1); Has 2068 Blast hits to 2032 proteins in 326 species: Archae - 0; Bacteria - 0; Metazoa - 1028; Fungi - 467; Plants - 203; Viruses - 0; Other Eukaryotes - 370 (source: NCBI BLink).), producing the protein MMISQFFVLSQRGDNIVFRDYRAEVPKGSTETFFRKVKFWKEDGNAEAPPIFNVDGVNYFHVKVVGLYFVATTRVNVSPSLVLELLQRIARVIKDYLGVLNEDSFRKNFVLVYELLDEVIDFGYVQTTSTEVLKSYIFNEPIVVSPARLQPIDPAAIFTQGAKRMPGTAVTKSVVANDPGGRRREEIFVDIIEKISVTFSSSGYILTSEIDGTIQMKSYLSGNPEIRLALNEDLNIGRGGRSVYDYRSSSGSGVILDDCNFHESVRLDSFDSDRTLSLVPPDGEFPVMNYRMTQEFKPPFHVNTLIEEAGRLKAEVIIKIRAEFPSDIIANTITVQMPLPNYTSRASFELEPGAAGQRTDFKESNKMLEWNLKKIVGGGEHTLRAKLTFSQEFHGNITKEAGPVSMTFTIPMYNVSKLQVKYLQIAKKSSSYNPYRWVRYVTQANSYVARI; encoded by the exons ATGATGATCTCCCAATTCTTCGTCTTATCTCAGCGAGGAGATAACATCGTCTTCCGTGACT ACCGGGCTGAGGTACCCAAAGGAAGTACAGAGACATTCTTCCGTAAAGTCAAGTTCTGGAAGGAGGATGGCAATGCAGAGGCGCCACCTATCTTT AATGTCGATGGCGTGAACTACTTCCATGTCAAGGTTGTTGGTCTATATTTTGTTGCGACAACGAGAGTTAACGTGTCACCCTCTCTTGTTTTGGAGCTTCTACAAAGGATTGCTCGTGTTATTAAGGATTATCTTGGTGTTCTGAATGAAGATTCATTCAGGAAAAACTTTGTGCTCGTGTATGAGTTGCTTGATGAAGTTATT GATTTTGGTTACGTGCAAACTACATCTACCGAAGTTTTGAAATCTTATATATTCAATGAGCCGATTGTGGTTTCTCCTGCCCGCCTTCAGCCTATTGATCCTGCTGCCATTTTCACA CAAGGAGCCAAAAGAATGCCTGGAACTGCAGTTACAAAATCGGTTGTGGCTAATGATCCTGGGGGTCggagaagagaggaaatttTTGTGGACATCATCGAGAAAATCAGTGTTACTTTTAGTTCAAGC GGATATATACTGACTTCTGAGATTGATGGCACCATTCAAATGAAGAGCTATCTTTCTGGTAATCCAGAAATCCGTTTAGCTCTTAATGAAGACCTAAACATAGGAAGAGGAGGGAGATCAGTATATG ATTATAGGAGTTCTTCAGGTTCAGGGGTGATACTTGATGATTGTAACTTTCATGAGTCTGTTCGTCTGGATAGCTTCGATTCAGATAGAACTTTGTCCCTG GTTCCACCAGATGGTGAATTTCCAGTAATGAATTACCGTATGACTCAGGAGTTCAAGCCTCCTTTTCATGTTAATACCTTGATTGAAGAGGCTGGACGTCTTAAG GCTGAAGTGATTATTAAAATACGCGCTGAGTTCCCTTCAGACATAATTGCAAACACAATCACTGTTCAGATGCCATTGCCAAATTATACTTCCAG GGCTAGTTTTGAGTTAGAACCCGGTGCTGCTGGACAGAGGACAGATTTCAAGGAATCCAACAAAATGCTTGAATGGAATTTAAAAAAG ATTGTTGGCGGGGGTGAGCATACACTGCGTGCAAAGCTTACATTTTCACAGGAATTTCATG GTAATATCACAAAGGAAGCAGGGCCAGTCAGCATGACGTTCACGATACCTATGTACAATGTTTCTAAACTTCAG GTCAAATACTTGCAGATAGCAAAGAAATCAAGTAGTTATAATCCATATCGTTGGGTGAGATATGTGACACAGGCGAATTCTTATGTGGCTAGGATATGA
- the AGL24 gene encoding AGAMOUS-like 24 (AGAMOUS-like 24 (AGL24); FUNCTIONS IN: sequence-specific DNA binding, protein homodimerization activity, protein heterodimerization activity, sequence-specific DNA binding transcription factor activity; INVOLVED IN: floral whorl development, maintenance of floral meristem identity, maintenance of inflorescence meristem identity, floral meristem determinacy, regulation of timing of transition from vegetative to reproductive phase; LOCATED IN: nucleus; EXPRESSED IN: 11 plant structures; EXPRESSED DURING: 8 growth stages; CONTAINS InterPro DOMAIN/s: Transcription factor, MADS-box (InterPro:IPR002100), Transcription factor, K-box (InterPro:IPR002487); BEST Arabidopsis thaliana protein match is: K-box region and MADS-box transcription factor family protein (TAIR:AT2G22540.1); Has 7220 Blast hits to 7219 proteins in 914 species: Archae - 3; Bacteria - 10; Metazoa - 648; Fungi - 309; Plants - 6171; Viruses - 0; Other Eukaryotes - 79 (source: NCBI BLink).), with translation MAREKIRIKKIDNITARQVTFSKRRRGIFKKADELSVLCDADVALIIFSATGKLFEFSSSRMRDILGRYSLHASNINKLMDPPSTHLRLENCNLSRLSKEVEDKTKQLRKLRGEDLDGLNLEELQRLEKLLESGLSRVSEKKGECVMSQIFSLEKRGSELVDENKRLRDKLETLERAKLTTLKEALETESVTTNVSSYDSGTPLEDDSDTSLKLGLPSWE, from the exons ATGGCGAGAGAGAAGATAAGGATAAAGAAGATTGATAACATAACAGCGAGACAAGTTACTTtctcaaagagaagaagaggaatctTCAAGAAAGCCGATGAACTTTCAGTTCTTTGCGATGCTGATGTTgctctcatcatcttctctgcCACCGGAAAGCTCTTCGAGTTCTCCAGCTCAAG AATGAGAGACATATTGGGAAGGTATAGTCTTCATGCAAGTAACATCAACAAATTGATGGATCCACCTTCTACTCATCTCCGG CTTGAGAATTGTAACCTCTCCAGACTAAGTAAGGAAGTCGAAGACAAAACCAAGCAGCTACG GAAACTGAGAGGAGAGGATCTTGATGGATTGAACTTAGAAGAGTTGCAGCGGCTGGAGAAACTACTTGAATCCGGACTTAGCCGTGTGTCTGAAAAGAAG GGCGAGTGTGTGATGAGCCAAATTTTCTCACTTGAGAAACGG GGATCGGAATTGGTGGATGAGAATAAGAGACTGAGGGATAAA CTAGAGACGTTGGAAAGGGCAAAACTGACGACGCTTAAAGAGGCTTTGGAGACAGAGTCGGTGACCACAAATGTGTCAAGCTACGACAGTGGAACTCCCCTTGAGGATGACTCCGACACTTCCCTGAAGCTTGG GCTTCCATCTTGGGAATGa